TTTAGATAATTCTTCTGTTCTTCTAGCCACAGCTTTGATTCTAGCCATCAATTCATGTATACCAAAAGGCTTACTGAGATAATCATCTGCCCCCATTTCCAGTCCGAGTACCTTATCAATTTCTTCACTTTTTGCAGTAAGCATGATGACTGGAATGCTCATCCATTTTTCTGTTGATCTAATCGTTTTGAGCACCTCTAAACCATCTATACCTGGTAGCATAAGATCTAGTAATATCATATCCACATCTTTTTCATTTAAGATACGAAGTCCACCTTCACCGGTATCTGCTTGAAGTACTTCATAACCGTTTTTTTCTAAATTGTATTTGAGTAATTCTAATATATTTTGTTCATCATCGACAGTAAGTATAACCTTTTTCATGACACAAGCCTCCTTTATAGCAGTAAATCTTATAAAACTCCGCATTCCATTCGGTTAAATTTTAGTGGCTGCCTGTCACTGTATATATAATCCATTCAGCAATATTTGTAGCATGGTCTCCCATTCTTTCCAAATACTTGACTATAAACATAAAGTCCTTACACTGTCTAATATTATCACTATTCTCTTTCATAAGCTCTATTAATTCTTCAATTATAGTATCAAAATAGTTGTCAATCTCATCGTCTCTAGCACAAATAGATCTTGCCAGTTCCAAGTCTTTTTTTACCGAGCAATCAATCGCATCCTTTACCATTTGCTTCACTTTTTCAACCATTTCAGGAATATGAACCACTGGTTTAATATAATTCTCTTTAGACAAACTAACTGTATATTCAGAAATATCTGCACAATGATCCGCAATTCGCTCTAAATCAGTAATGATTTTAAGAACAGCAGCTATATCTCTAAGGTCTGAAGCAATCGGTTGCTGTCTAGCAATTAATAAGATGCATTCTCTTTCAACCTTAAGTTCCATTTCATCAATTTCTTCATCTCTATCAATAACCTGTTGAGCCAATTCAATATTTTGAGTAATCAATGCCTCAATCATGTCATCCATTGTTTTTTCGATGACTGCACCCATTTTTGTTAAGTCTTTATGTAGTACATCTAGCTCTCTTTGAAATTCATATCTTTCTGGCATAAATAATTCCTCCAATTATGATAGTTTGCGCTTGTATAAATTCTTATCACCCAAAGCGTCCTGTGATATAATCCTCTGTCTTTTGTTTTGTTGGATTGCTAAATATCTTTTCTGTACTATCAAATTCAAGCAGTTCTCCAAGAAGGAAAAATGCAGTTTTATCAGATATTCTTGCAGCTTGCTGCATATTATGCGTTACCATAACAATAGTATAATCCTTTTTTAACTCAGTTGCCAAGTCCTCAATTTTTAATGTAGAAATTGGATCAAGTGCAGATGTTGGTTCATCCATTAACAATACTTCTGGTTCAACTGCCAATGCTCTTGCTATACATATCCTTTGTTGTTGTCCTCCAGAAAATCCAATTGCATTTCTTTTAAGTCTATCACTTACTTCATCCCAGATAGCAGCTTTTCTAAGACTACTTTCTACAATCTCATCTAGAATTGCTTTTTTCTTAATGCCATGTGATCTTGGACCATAAGCAATATTATCATATACACTCATTGGAAAAGGATTCGGCTTTTGAAAAACCATGCCAACTCTTGATCTTAGCTTAATAACATCAATATCACCATAGATATCTTCACTGTCTAACTCAATTTTTCCTTCTACTCTTACACCTTCTATTAAATCGTTCATCCTATTTAATGTTCTTAAGAAGGTTGACTTACCACATCCAGACGGACCGATAAATGCTGTGATTTCATTTTTTAGTATATCCATATTAATATTTTTTAAGGCTTGAAGGTCACCGTAAAAAAAATCCAAATCCTTGATCATAAATTTTATACTTTTATCCATCATTTCACCCACCTTAATTTATTTTAGAGTATTTTCTTGTTATGAATTTTGATAAAACATTAAGAACTAGAATAATGGCAATAACAACTGTTCCTATAGCACATGCCATTTCAATATTACCTTCTTCTTTTGCTACGTTATAAGCTTTTACAGTTAGCGTAGCTCCGTTTGAAAAAATACTATTTGGAATAGTTGCTACTGTGCCTGCTGTAAGTAATAATGCAGCTG
This genomic interval from Firmicutes bacterium HGW-Firmicutes-1 contains the following:
- a CDS encoding DNA-binding response regulator; protein product: MKKVILTVDDEQNILELLKYNLEKNGYEVLQADTGEGGLRILNEKDVDMILLDLMLPGIDGLEVLKTIRSTEKWMSIPVIMLTAKSEEIDKVLGLEMGADDYLSKPFGIHELMARIKAVARRTEELSKRQAVKEDFLEDRIKIGDIMINKSTHEVVIGDKVVELPLKEFELLYLLAKNKGRVFDREYLLEKIWGYDYFGETRTVDVHIRNIRKKIEVDDSNPIYIKTVRGIGYKFS
- a CDS encoding phosphate ABC transporter ATP-binding protein; the protein is MDKSIKFMIKDLDFFYGDLQALKNINMDILKNEITAFIGPSGCGKSTFLRTLNRMNDLIEGVRVEGKIELDSEDIYGDIDVIKLRSRVGMVFQKPNPFPMSVYDNIAYGPRSHGIKKKAILDEIVESSLRKAAIWDEVSDRLKRNAIGFSGGQQQRICIARALAVEPEVLLMDEPTSALDPISTLKIEDLATELKKDYTIVMVTHNMQQAARISDKTAFFLLGELLEFDSTEKIFSNPTKQKTEDYITGRFG
- the phoU gene encoding phosphate transport system regulatory protein PhoU; this encodes MPERYEFQRELDVLHKDLTKMGAVIEKTMDDMIEALITQNIELAQQVIDRDEEIDEMELKVERECILLIARQQPIASDLRDIAAVLKIITDLERIADHCADISEYTVSLSKENYIKPVVHIPEMVEKVKQMVKDAIDCSVKKDLELARSICARDDEIDNYFDTIIEELIELMKENSDNIRQCKDFMFIVKYLERMGDHATNIAEWIIYTVTGSH